Within Metabacillus sp. KUDC1714, the genomic segment TTTAAAATTAGGAATATCTCTACAATAGGTGCTTTAATAATCTTTTTACTGGAACTAAAGAGAATGATTTCGATTTAATGAAGTACTAGTTATGCATCAACAGCATTCATTGCAATATATATATTCGAATACACCCTTGATGTCGAGAGCCACGATTTTGCACAACTTCTTGTGCGTCCAGCTACACCATTAGTGGGGGGTTAAATCAATCGGTAAAGGGATCTATAATGAAGCATAATTGAACTTAACTTAAACCGACCTTCTTCCATTAGAAAGGTCGGTGCTTTAATATTAAAATTAAGCAATTCCAATAAAAATCAAATGAAGTATTTGTGTATTATTACCATCATATATTCCAAGTCAATTAGAAGAGAATGTCAAGTATTGTACTGAAACTAAACCAGCTAATAGTTTGTCAATATTTTTCAATAAAAAATATAAATTAGCCATGATATACTAAAAATATGGATGCCAAATAACCTTCCACTAACTAATCATTGGAAGGTTTTGTCTTATTTACTTAAAAATCTTAATTAGGCTATATCCTGGAAAGTGGTTCTGTTTTTTAATATGGCATAAATCCAATGTAAGAGCTTATTTACACAAGCAATAACGGCTACTTTGTAAAGTTTACCTTCCTCACGCTTCTTATCGTAAAACTCTCTTAATCTCTTGTTTCTAGGGATGATTTCATCCGTTGTTTTCTGTTTACGACAATCACGAATGCCAGAACGAACAGCCATATATAAGGCGTGCCGCAACCTACTTGATCCACGTTTTGTAATACGAACGAGAGTAGCTTTAAATTTTCCCGACTCAAATACTTCTGGATCAACTCCAGCGAATGCGACAAGCTTTTTAGGGTGATTAAACCGATCTATCTCCCCAATTTCAGAAATAATCGTTGCCGCGATTTTTTCTCCAATGCCAGGGATAGATTGGATAATCTTATATTCTTCAATTTCCTTTGCTAGAGTATCTATCTCAGCGTCCAACTCTGATAGATGCTCTTTGTATTGAAGAAGCATATTTATATACATACTCAGACTCAGTAAATGACTCTGATATAGTGTCTTTTGAAATGGATTCCGTGCAGCTGCTGCCTTTAGTTTTTGAGACTTTTCTACTGCCCATCTTTTCGAACGACTTTTACATAATTCCTTTATTCTATCAGCCAACGCATCTTCACTAACTGCTAAAATATCTTCTGATACTGGGTACTCTTGTAGAATATGCAAAGACACAACAGAATATAAGTCACCAAAAACGCCTCTATATTCAGGAAATATTTGATCTAGTACTGCTTGAAATTGTAGTTTGGTTTGCACGTACATTCCTGTAATATTCTCATGTTGTCTTGTAAGATTACGAAGGTTCAAGAGTTGAATCCCACGTTTCTTGTATGGCTCTAAATCCTCTTTGTAGTAAAGCTCACAAAGACGATAGGCATCAATGGCATCAGTTTTTACTTTTCGTAAACTAGAGCTTTTGGCTCTATGAGAGATCAAAGGATTAACAATGATTAATAAATACTGATGTTCCTCTAGAAACTGAACAACTGGTGCATGGTAATGTCCAGTCGCTTCTAAAACTACCGAAGGTTGGAGACCTGTTTTATCTTTTATATCTTTCAGAAACTCAAGTAATGATCCTAGCCCATCAAGATCATGTTTGATACTAAAGCTTTTACGGTAAGGTTTTCCCTTATCTAAAAATGCCTGAACTTCACTTTCCCCTTTTGAAACATCCAGACCAATGACTGGATTCATTCTAAATCTCCTACTCAAATGTACTTGCCAGTAACCCCTATTCCTCCTAGTAGTATCATAGCTTCGCTTGTTATACGAGATCTCGGTCCCAACCAGCCTCAAACATGTTTCTACCAGTAGGGGGTGAACGGTTTAGCTGACGGGATCTAAGTCCCACGGGTGCTTACGTTCTACCCTGGCTACTGCTATAATAAGACCCTATAAAAAAAGGTCAACCAGAAATATTTAGCATTCTGGCTAACCTTATAATACGAATGGGTGCTTGTGTGGCCGAGCTTAGGTCGTATCATATAACGGGTGGGATTCCCGTCGAGTAAGAATTAGCCATTCGCTCGTAGCGAGTCTTGGAGGACTAAAGGTAACTTTAGTTTTTAAGCGTAGACAGTTAGGTGGCGGGCCGAAAGCCAAATGGTTGAAGGGATTGACCTCCATAATGTTAGTAATACGAGAGGGCTGATGCTTTAAGCGCTACAGAAAGCTACATTTTATCTTTCGATAGTGGCAAGAAGGATAAAACCTCTCTGGAGTCAGAGACCTTGGCACGTTACACATTGATATGATACGGCAACTCGGGTGACCCTACCGGTCTTTTCTTTTTTTGAAGAGTATGGTGTACAAGCGATAACAAGCAAGGAAACCAAATGCCGATGTAGGAAAGGCTAGCTACCAGTTATCACCCTTACTAGGGACACATTTACTACACACAGAGGTAGGGATAATAAATGGAAACATAACTACTAAGGATAGCAGAATTAGCAAAGTCTGATCCTAAAATGAAATTCACATCACTTGCATATTTATTAAATAAGCAAGCACTAGCTCAATGTCATCATGAACTACCCAATAGGAAAGCAACCGGGATTAATGGTACTACTAAAGAGCAATACGGTGAAAATTTAGAAGAAAACATAGAGGAGTTAGTAAGTAGGCTTAAAAGTAAACGCTATCGTCCTGTTCCAGTAAGGAGAATGTATATTCCGAAGCTTAATTCAGACAAGAAAAGACCATTAGGAATACCGGAACATGAAGACAAGATTGTTCAAAAAGGCATTACAAAGATACTAGATACCATCTATGAAAATGATTTCTAGATTGTTCCTTTGGTTTTCGTCCAAACCGTAGTTGTCATGATGCTTTGAAAATACTGAACTACTATATTGAAAAGAGATCAGTAAATTATGTAGTTGATGTCGATATTAAAGGATTCTTTGACAACGTTGACCACAAATGGATGATGGAGTTCTTAAAACTGCGAATTGCTGACCCTAACTTACTAAGAATAATTGGTAGGTTTCTTAAAGGAAACTGGATACCTTTGATTTTCTAGGGTTCACACATTATTGTGGGAAAAGTAAACAATGGGAATTTCGGGTGAAACGGAAATCGAGCAGGAAGAAAGTCCAAGGCAAACTCAAAGAATCTAAAGAATGGCTTTTTATTTTAGTCAATGAGCCTTATCTAACATAAGGATGAATTATGTAATTATAAATGCAGAGAAATTACGAAGAAAGTGCTGATAGTGATGGGTGCTTTTATAAATATCTAGAAAAGTGAATAGACAAACTAGTTTTGAAAGGGGAAAGTTATGGAAAAGAATAAAAAGTTCCGGAGAGATTAAGTTATGAATCTGATGGAAAAATGGACAAAAAAGATCAGACTGAATTCTTTAATACCACACAAAACAGTGTATAAAAAAATAAAAATCTACTTACATTTAACGTAAGTAGGTTCTTAATACAAACAGCTAAAAAGAGTAACTCTTCAACAAACAAGCGCAATTTGTGGAAATTTTTAGTTTGAAACCTTCTTGTTATAGAAACTTCAAGCCCCATCCCCAGGGTGGAATTTATAGTAGAGCAACTGCCCCAGTTTTTCGAAATATCCATCTTTAACTCTATGTGTTACATTCACATCTATTGTTACATCAATGTCATTGATATTACTGTTATACGCTAATGCACCAGTTTGTCCTATGGCTAAGGTTCCTGTAGCAGCAAAATAAACTGTAGATAAAAGACTATCCAACTTTGAATAATAGACTTCTAATGAATCGGCGTATATATTCAATACTTTATTTGCATCGCTATACTTTCCACCTGGAGATAAAGCTCCCATTGGTATAGCTGCAGCCATACAGAGCCATTCCGAAAAAATATCGGTTGTTCCTGACGACTCGTTTATAAACGATTGAGCAGCATGAGCAAACACATGACAACCTAATGAATGAGTAACAATTGTCCCTCTGCCAATCTTGTTGATTAAAACTGACTC encodes:
- a CDS encoding IS110 family RNA-guided transposase, which gives rise to MNPVIGLDVSKGESEVQAFLDKGKPYRKSFSIKHDLDGLGSLLEFLKDIKDKTGLQPSVVLEATGHYHAPVVQFLEEHQYLLIIVNPLISHRAKSSSLRKVKTDAIDAYRLCELYYKEDLEPYKKRGIQLLNLRNLTRQHENITGMYVQTKLQFQAVLDQIFPEYRGVFGDLYSVVSLHILQEYPVSEDILAVSEDALADRIKELCKSRSKRWAVEKSQKLKAAAARNPFQKTLYQSHLLSLSMYINMLLQYKEHLSELDAEIDTLAKEIEEYKIIQSIPGIGEKIAATIISEIGEIDRFNHPKKLVAFAGVDPEVFESGKFKATLVRITKRGSSRLRHALYMAVRSGIRDCRKQKTTDEIIPRNKRLREFYDKKREEGKLYKVAVIACVNKLLHWIYAILKNRTTFQDIA
- a CDS encoding reverse transcriptase family protein; amino-acid sequence: MKFTSLAYLLNKQALAQCHHELPNRKATGINGTTKEQYGENLEENIEELVSRLKSKRYRPVPVRRMYIPKLNSDKKRPLGIPEHEDKIVQKGITKILDTIYENDF
- a CDS encoding reverse transcriptase domain-containing protein translates to MKILNYYIEKRSVNYVVDVDIKGFFDNVDHKWMMEFLKLRIADPNLLRIIGRFLKGNWIPLIF